One Arthrobacter sp. Soc17.1.1.1 DNA segment encodes these proteins:
- a CDS encoding abortive infection family protein — protein MEAQPRGAWLEESSLAGLTNPVAIQEQLLRLNRAVNDDPALAIGSSKELIESTAKVVLIERGHVVDDRADLPALVKEAQHALGLHPSSVTPGPDGTDAIKKILGGVSSIAIGVAELRNRGYGTGHGPAGARTGLSERHAHLAVNAAVTWCQLMLDTLKDPAAPWRNS, from the coding sequence ATGGAGGCGCAGCCCCGTGGGGCTTGGCTGGAAGAGTCTTCGCTCGCTGGCTTGACAAACCCCGTAGCTATCCAGGAGCAGCTGCTCCGACTCAACCGGGCAGTCAACGATGACCCTGCCCTAGCAATCGGGAGTTCAAAAGAACTCATAGAGAGCACGGCGAAAGTAGTGCTGATCGAGCGTGGACATGTTGTAGATGACCGAGCTGACCTTCCAGCTCTCGTCAAAGAAGCGCAACATGCACTAGGACTTCACCCATCTTCGGTAACACCAGGGCCAGACGGAACGGACGCAATTAAGAAGATCCTGGGTGGCGTCTCGAGTATCGCAATCGGCGTGGCCGAGCTACGGAACCGAGGATATGGCACCGGGCATGGCCCTGCTGGGGCTCGCACTGGTCTGAGTGAGCGCCACGCTCACCTCGCAGTGAATGCGGCGGTCACATGGTGCCAATTGATGCTCGACACACTCAAAGACCCTGCTGCGCCTTGGCGAAATTCGTAG